In Vibrio echinoideorum, the sequence TAAAATCTGGCTCACCAAAAGCGAGCGCACTCGCAAGTAACTAGGGATTTACAGAACCAGTATCAACATAAGGAGTTGAGCGATGAGTTCTAAAAAGGAAGTTTATTTCGTTCCACATCAAAGCCACTGGCCATTGGTGGGTGCCGTTGCATTGTTTTTGGTCGCGGTTGGGGCCGGTTTAACGGTGCAAAACATGGGTACCGATGCGGCTGGTGGTGTGTTTGGAAAAGCAGTGCTGTTAGTTGGGTTTTGTGTGTTGCTTTACATGCTCGCAGGTTGGTTTAGCAATGTGATCACCGAATCGCTAAGCGGCCTCTATTCTGAGCAGATATCTCGTTCGTTTCGACAAGGTATGAGCTGGTTCATCTTCTCTGAAATTATGTTTTTCGGTGCTTTCTTTGGCGCACTTTTTTATGCTCGTATGATTTCTGTGCCTTGGATTGGTGGCGCAGGTAACAATGCAATGACTCACGAAGTGCTGTGGCCGATGTTTCAGTCGATATGGCCGCTGACCATCACTCCAGATGGTGTGACGACGCAAGCAATGCCTTGGCAAGGTATTCCGCTAAAGAACACCATTATCCTACTGCTTTCCTCTGTGACGCTGCACATGGCACATATCAGTCTTGAACAAAATAAGCGTATGGCTTTGATCGTGTGGTTAGAGATAACCATTGTTCTGGCTGGCTTCTTCCTGTTCTTCCAAGTTGAAGAGTACCTTCACGCTTATCAAGAGATGGGGCTGACGCTTCAATCCGGCATCTACGGCAATACCTTCTTCTTACTGACCGGATTCCATGGTTTGCATGTGTGTTTAGGAACGATTTTTTTGATTGTGTTACTGGCGAGAGTTGCGAAGGACCACTTCACTCCGAAAGACCACTTTGCGTTCCAAGCGGGCAGTTGGTATTGGCACTTTGTCGATGTGGTTTGGTTAGGTCTGTTTGTGTTTGTTTATGTGCTCTAACGAAATATATCGGTCTAGCTGTTAGGTTTGTATGGGCTTAATAAGGGCGAGGGTTGGGAGTTATCATTCCTGAACCTAACGCCAGTAATAACAGTAGCACGACAACGGCTGACCACATGACTCGACGACCCAAGAAGTGACTCAGTCTTTTGCCATTGTGTTTACCTGAGGCGATTTGGATTAGCCCTTTCATCAGGTTGAAAGCGATAAAAAACAGCAAAGCGACCAATACAATTTTAAACAACAACACAAAGGTAGATGACGCCATAGTGATAACTCCAAACCGATTGATTGATGATGAACACAAGTTCCGCAGTAAAGGTTTTTGGATAGCGGTTGTTTTAACTGTGGTTTCAGTCGGCATTTTAATCAAGTTGGGTTTGTGGCAGTTAGACAGAGGTAACGAGAAACTACGTTATGAACAGCAGCTATCAGAAAGAGCGCAGCAATCACCTAGGTCATTGGATGGGGTTATCTCTGAATTGCAGAACTCGCGTACACAAGCGCAAGATTTATCTGAACAGCAGTCTTTAAATGGTTTGAAGGTTGACGTGACATTGGAAACATCAAGTGGTTTGGTGATCTTGTTAGACAACCAGATTAACCAAGGAGCGGTGGGGTATGTGATTTACATGTTGGGGGAAGTTCAAGGCCAAGGAAAGCAGTTCTTGCACAAACATCAACTACTGATAGACCTTGGGTTTGTTGTGGCAAGCCGTGACAGAAGAGAGCTTCCACAGCTAGGAAATATCACATTACCAATCAATATGTCAGGGCGTTTGTACACTCGTTCGGTGAACCCTCTAAGTCATGAGTTGGCTTTAGAAAACACAACGCCTAAAAGAATTCAAAACATCAACATCACAGCGTTATCAGAGTATACAGGGCAAGAAGTGCTGCCCTTTGTCTTCCAACCGCAAAGCTTAGAATCGTGGCCTTATGAGTTGTTGTGGCGACCAACGGCTATGAGATCTGAAAAGCACTTCGGTTACTCATTTCAATGGTTTGTAATGGCAGCGGTACTTTTGTTTTTGATGTTGTTAATTGGCTATCGGTACCTAAAAGCGACACCTATCACGGAGAACAACGATGGATAAATCTCAAGCACAAGTGAACAGGGAAAGTACCGATGCAAACATGGTTGAGTTTAAAAAGCGTCGCACTAAGGGGCGTTTAGTATTAATCGGATTGGTTCTAATTTTTGCTCTGCCAGCGATTATCGCCAAAACCGTATTGGAACAGAGCTGGTATACGTCAGGAGTAACCAACTCAGGAGAATTGATTGAACCAAGGGTCACGCTGAAAGATTTTGGCGTAACGGTACCCATGGCTGGAGAGGGTTGGTTAGTAGGTTATATCGCCCCTACAGAGTGCGAAAGCTTGTGTGAACAACAGCTTCATTATTTGAATCAAAGCTACTTAGCGTTAGGGAAAAACAAAGAAAGAGTGACCGCTGTTGTTTTCGTCTCAGAAGGTAACTCGTTGTCGGGGGCGCTCAACAAGCCTGATTTGTCGTTTTTAGCTGGTGGTGATCAATTAAGTACTGAGTTTGCGCCTGCTTCAATCGTCATTATCGATCCTCTTGGGCAACTGGTGATGGAATATAAGAGCGTTTCGGACTCTTCGGAGTTAGTCAGCCAATCGAAAGGCATGATTCATGATTTACGAAAACTACTCAAGCTGTCGAGAGTGGGGTAATGGCGAGTAATCATTAGGTGTTGATGGTTCGTATAGGGAGATAAGCGATGCAAAAAGGAGCTCCAAAGTTACTCATGTTTATTATGAGAGTGACTATCTTGCTAACTCTGACTGTTATTGTGCTCGGTGCTTACACGCGTTTGTCTGATGCTGGTCTTGGTTGTCCAGATTGGCCGGGATGTTATGGCAAGATCACCGTGCCTTCCGATGCATTAGCGGTGAATGAAGCGAATCTACAATTTCCAGAACGAGTGCTTGAAGCTGAAAAAGCCTGGATCGAGATGGTACATCGCTACTTTGCAGGATCGTTAGGAATTCTTATCTTCGTGGTCGTTACTTGGTGTATCCAGAAAAACATTTCACCGATGGGCCTTCCCCTAGTTATCTCCGCAACTGTGATCTTTCAAGCTTTGCTTGGAATGTGGACGGTGACTCTCAAGTTGATGCCCGTTGTCGTTATGGCGCATTTGATGGGTGGTTTTACGTTGCTGTCCCTTCTTTGCTTGCTCTATTGCCGTTTATCCAATATTCAGAGCCGTTTTAGTGGACCTGTTTATCCGTCAAAACTTAAAGCTTGGGCGCTGCTTGGGTTGATAGTGGTCGTTGGGCAGATCTTGTTAGGTGGGTGGACGTCATCCAACTATGCCGCTCTTGTGTGTACGCAATTACCCATTTGTGAAGGGAACTGGACAAGTTATCTCGATTTCAAAAATGCTTTCGATTTTGCTCAACACGGACATGATAATTATGAGTTTGGTGTGTTGGAGTATCCAGCAAGACTTACCATACATGTCATGCATCGTTTTGGCGCTATTGTTGCCACATTAACTGTGTTGATGATTGTGTATCAACTTTGGAAGTTGGGTAAAGCACCTCAACAGAAGCTGAGTATCATTGTTGCGATGGTGTTGTTTGCTCAAGTCAGTTTGGGGATTAGCAATGTCTTGTTCCACCTGCCGATATCCGTTGCGGTTTTGCATAACCTAATGGCGGCAATGTTGCTTGTGAGTATGGTTGTGACTAACTTTGTGGTGTGGCAGTACAAACCAAGCGAGTGTTTGGCTAAGAACAATGTATTACAAGGAGGTAATCATGGTCAGTAGAACGTCGACACAAAATAGAGTGATGGTTCAAGGTGGAGCATCAAGCAATGAAAGTGCGACCAATCATAGAATTTCTTCAGGAAACGAAGTGGTTTCAACAAGTGATTTGGTCTCGAAAAGTAAAGCAACTTGGAAGGTTTATTTAACGCTGACTAAACCCAAGGTAGTGGCTTTGATGCTGCTGACGGCATTGGTTGGTATGTGTTTAGCGGTACCCAATGGATTGCCCTTACAACAAACTCTGTTCGGAATGATTGGGATAGGGCTGATGGCCGGTTCGGCAGCTGCTTTTAATCATTTGATCGATAAAAAGATCGATGGGCAAATGACTCGCACTAATCGACGACCTTTACCGTCGGGTGAACTGAGTAGTGTGCGTGTGTTCAGTTTTGCGTCTGGTATTGGCTTACTTGGTTTTGTCACGCTAGTGGTGTGGGTCAATCAACTCACAGCTTGGTTAACTTTCGCGAGCTTATTAGGTTACGCGGTGATTTATACCATGTATTTGAAACGAGCGACGCCGCAAAACATCGTGATAGCCGGAATTGCTGGCGCTATGCCACCCTTATTAGGCTGGACGGCCGTAACCAATGAACTGCATTCAAACGCTTGGTTGTTGGTGATGATCATCTTTATCTGGACGCCTCCTCACTTCTGGGCATTGGCAATTCATCGTCGTGATGAATACGCTAAGGTGAACATTCCGATGTTACCTGTGACCCATGGTATTGCTTACACTAAAACATCGATTCTGCTCTATACCTTGCTGCTAAGCATCGTATGTATATTGCCAGTGTTGGTCGGCATGAGTAGCTGGATATATTTGAGCGCTTCTTTGGTGCTAAACGGCGGGTTTGTTTATCACGCTTGGGTACTTAAATATCGTGACGAGCCTAATATTGCGATGAAGACCTTTAAGTTCTCCATTTATCATCTCATGATCTTGTTTGTTGCTCTGTTGGCGGATCACTATCTACTTTGATAACTGATGCTTCAGCTGTTACAGAATAAGAAAACGGATGCGCTAGGCATCCGTTTTTGTTTTGCTGATTACTAGAGCGTACCTACTAGAAAGTAAGTAACTGGCTAGTAATTAGTCCACTTTGTTCCAAGCATCTTGCCAGTGTGAACCAACACCTGGTTCGTACTGAGTTGCTGTTGGAGCCCATTGAACACAGTAACCAGAGTATGGGAACTCTTTACACTGATAAACGCCGCCGTCGCTGCTCAGTACCTTAGTACCTGCTGTGTAAGACTCAATGCTTTCTGGGAACACGAAGTCGTAGTCGCCTGTTGGTGGCGGTGTTTGCTCGTCCATTAGATGGAAATCAAGCGTGTTCTGATCTACTAGGTTACCTTGGTCATCTTTCGTCACGACCACAAGCATGTGGTGGCCTGGTTCCGACTTAGATAGAGTGAGTTGAACATCTTCAACTTGTCCATCTGATAACTCAGATTTCTGAGATGCAAGTGCTTCACGGTGATGGTTGTAAACGGTCAGTTCTGCTTGAATATCGCCAGTTGCTGCTAATGTAAGATCAAGCTGTGTAGGTTGGTTTTCATCAATAACATACTCAGACTCTAGGCCTGTGACTTCTAACTCATGATCTGGCTCTGGAGTATCAATCTTGTAACCGATCTCTACGCTCTTAAAGCCTGAACCTGATTTTAGATAAACAGGGTTCGTGCCGTACACTGGCGCGAAATCGTTTTGATCGTTTAACTGGCCCGCTTTGATTTGCGTTTGCTCTTGATTGATCTTAGAAGCAAGCGCGTAAGACCAGTTGTTTGCTTTACCTTGCTCGTTGCTCTCAATCACTAGCTCTGTACTGTATGAAGCGTTCTCACCAGATTGGTCGAATACGCGAGTGTAAACAGCGTCACCTACATTCAGGTTTTGCGTTGGGTTGATTTGACCGCCTTGATCCCAATCAGGAATGATAGGGCCGTCGCCATCAAACTTCACATCGATAACATTGTAGAAAGCCGCAGCAGTGTCACCTACATCCCATACCGCAAGGATCACTTGATAACCTTCACGCTCTGGTACATTACACAAGTGGCTGACTTGCATCGGTGGTTGTTCCATATTGCCTTCAACGACGCAGAATGGCGTTAAATCAAAAGAACTGCGTGCCAAAGGTTGGTTTGGGTTCCAATCTGGTTGAGTAATGTAATATTTCCAATCACGGGTTTTGTGGTTCGCTGTGAACGTCCACTCAAAGTACTGAGATCCAGATTTGATAGGGCGCTTAACCCAGCGGTCTGCGGTTTGCTCGTCTAGCGCTGCCGCTAAAGAAGATTGTGCACTAGCGATTTTTCCATCGGCAGGGCCGCTTTCAGGAAAGCCCTCAGGGCCTTCTACACTTTGTGGTTCATATTGAATACCACCACAGCCTGTGTTTTTTTGTTGTGTATCACTCGCTGGGAATTTACACAACGCGACACGGCTTTCTGCTACGCCATTATCGTATGCCGAGACATAACCGTGACCGAAGCTTGCTCCACTGACACTAAGTAGCGATAGCGCGATGAGCGATTTTTTTGGGAGTTGTTTCATTATTTGTCCTTACTGTATTTGGCCGACAAAAAAGAGAACACTCCGGCATGCATTTACACTTAAATTCTATTAAGTGGCGGCCCCGCTATCATAGACAGAATATATGTCGACAGACCGGTGGCTTTGCGTCCTATTCTTTCAAATAGTTTGCCAGAAGTGAGTTTGAGCAAACGAAATGTAGCCAACAGCTTTTATAAATGCGACACAATAGATTTAAATGTGGAATGCTAATCTCGAACTTATAATTCTTAATACAAATTAACTTGCCATATGTGTTCCTAGGTAACATATAAACAATTGATATAAATAAAGAAAGTAATTGCTCTAATTGTTTCTGTGAATGATTAATGGTTATTATTCTTTGTTCCGTTCACCGATTGAGCGCATATCAAAACCAAACCTTTGGTTTCCACTAACCGAACGCTGACATGCTGTGTATGAAAAGCCGGACAATTGATTGGTACGAATTATATAAAGGAGTCGGTATGGAATTTACAGAGCAAGACAGAGATGCGTTGTATCAAACGTGGATGTCACAAAAGTCGCGAATGCGAATTACGCAGATGGAGTTTTCGAAGAAGCTAGGCATGAACCAGGTTGATTTCTCAAGAGTGCTAAGAGGGGAGACAGCATTGACTATGTCTTTCATTAGCCACTTTTGTCGCTTACTTCACTTAGAACCTAGGAATGTGTTTCCTTCGCTTAAAGAAGGTAACAAGTCAGGGCCTAAAGTCGTTTATTTGAAAAGTAGAATGAGTGTTGATGGTGAAATTCAAAATGCTTACATCGAAGGAAATCAAGTAATCGTAGAGTATGCACACACCGTTCAGCATGATTAATTTTAGATCCAGCTTTGATTTTTAACTCCTTTTCTACAATCCTTTCACTTAGGGTATGGCATACTTGGTTGAAATATTGAATTTAATCTAAGTGCGCTATGAAACCTTTAAAATTTCTCTTGTTTGTCGCAACCTGCATTTTCATGTTTGGTTGTGCCGGCGGCCCGATTAAAACCGCAACCAAATTTACTACTTATGAAGATTTTCGACCTGGACCTGGACCTGGTGGCGGTGTCGATTTAGTGTGGGCAAGAGTTGGGCTACGTGACGAACAACGTTTGAAATCCAAGTTGGATGACTATGACTCTGTGGTGATCGACCAAATCTTTGTTCTTGCAGAAGAAGGGACGTTGAATCAAGAAGAGATTCAAGAGCTCACTGACCATATGATTACCCGTTTGGAAGAGAAAATATCGCCTCACAAAACGATTGTTGATGGGCCTACGGGTAAAACGTTACGTTTAAGCATTGCCTTGAGCAACGTTGAAACACCAAATCCTATCCTAGCCGTAACCAGTAGTGTTCTACCATTCGGTCTTGCTATATCGACCATATCTAAGGTGGCAACTGGTGAGCACACCAATGTGGGTAGCGCTAGTGTCGAACTATTGGTAAGCGATGCTCAAGAGGGTACGCCATTATTTGCTGCCATCGACCGTGAAGCGGGTAATAAAGATTTTTCGACGATGATTGATTCGTTGGACGACGCCAAAGACGCGATCAACTATTGGGTTGAACGTTTAGGTGATACTCTACAGAACATCGACGATGCATAGAAAGAGCACGTAATGCTAGAGAAAGAGAACCTGATTAAACTTGCTAGAATGCAGATGCCATTTGGCAAATACGCTGGTCGCACATTGATCGACTTGCCTGAAGAATATTTGCTGTGGTTTGATAAAAAGGGATTCCCTAGCGGTGAGCTAGGCGACTTATTAAAACTGTGCCTTGCGTTGAAAATCGAAGGGCTTGATAGTGTCGTCAAACCTTTGAAAAGAATGTAATTTAATTGAAGCTCACGCTAATAACGTGAGCTTTTTTATTTTAGATTATCATTAGATATTACGTGTATAGTGGGATTTGAAAAACAATGGACCTTATCCCGAGATAAATTGCGCAATCGATAGCGTGTAAATAATGTTATACGGGGTGTTTTAAATATAAAACACAAAAAAAATTGCGTTTTTTTTGAATTAGTGATTGAAACTAGAGTTTTTACTAGTTAAGTTACAGGGAACAAGAAGATAAGTGCTGATGGAAAGTTACGTGAGATAACCTACATTCAGCTCAAGGATAGAAAATAGGAAGAAGTAAGCGATGTTTCAGACTGATGATGTAAGAATTAACAAAGTAAAAGAGTTATTACCACCTGTTGCTGTTTTAGAAAAGTTTCCAGCGACAGAAATTGCTTCTTCTACAACCTTTGAAAGCCGTAAAGCGATTCATAATATTTTAGAAGATAGCGACGACCGCTTACTTGTTATCGTAGGCCCATGTTCTATTCATGACACAGAAGCTGCACTTGAATATGGCAAACGCTTGAAAGTGTTACGTGATGAACTAGGCGACAAACTTGAAATCGTAATGCGTGTTTATTTTGAAAAACCACGTACAACTGTTGGTTGGAAAGGTCTGATTAACGACCCATACATGGATGATACGTTCAAGCTAAACGATGGTCTTCGTCTAGGACGTAAGCTACTGCTTGACCTAACTGATATGGGAATGCCGACGGCAAGTGAATTCCTAGATATGATCACGCCTCAATACGTTGCTGACCTAATTAGCTGGGGTGCAATTGGCGCACGTACGACTGAATCTCAGGTTCACCGTGAACTTGCTTCAGGTATATCTTGCCCTGTAGGCTTTAAGAATGGTACTGATGGCAACATTAAGATCGCAACCGACGCGATTCGTTCAGCGAGTGCTTCTCACCACTTTTTGTCTGTAACTAAGTACGGTCACTCCGCTATCATTGAAACTGCAGGTAACCCTGATTGCCATATCATCCTACGTGGTGGTAAAGAGCCAAACTACAGTGCAGAGCATGTAAGCAAGATTAAGGAAGAACTAAAAGCTTCAGGTCTTCCAGAGAAGGTGATGATTGATTTCAGCCATGCGAATAGCTCTAAGCAGTTTAAACGCCAAATTAACGTATCTGATGACGTAAGTGCACAGATTTCAGGTGGTGATAAAGCTATTTTTGGTGTGATGATTGAATCTCACCTTGTTGAAGGTCGCCAAGACTTGGTTGACGGCAAAGCAGCGACATACGGTCAGTCTATTACCGATGCTTGTATTGGTTGGGAAGATACTGAAACAGTACTTCGCCAACTGGCAGGTGCTGTTGAAGCTCGTCGCAACAAGTAAACTAATTACAGTCAGCGACTAAGCGACTGAAAATTCAAAGCCCTTATTAGCAATCGCTAGTAAGGGCTTTTTTGTGGCTCTTAGTTGAAAATTAGTTAAAAACTGGAAGTGCTTTGTATTCTTAAATGAAAAAAGACAGTAGCTCGTCGACTTTAAGCGACAACAAAGCTTTATCTTGCTTGGTTTCGACGTTGAGGCGTATCAACGGCTCTGTATTGGACTTTCTTAAGTTGAAGCGCCATGTCCCCATATTCATGCTGAGCCCGTCTGTGTGATCGATCTCAACAGCATTATCTTGATAGTGCGACAACACATAAGCCATGACTTGTTCTGAGTCTGAAACTCTGCGATTTATCTCTCCGGAAGAAGGGAATCTATCCATACTTGCGCTGGTCAATTGGTGAAGAGATTGTTGGGTTTTCGACATCAGTTCTATCACTAAGAGCCAAGGAATCATTCCTGAATCGCAGTATCCAAAATCACGAAAATAATGGTGCGCACTCGTTTCACCACCGTACACAGCGTTTAATTCTCGCATCTTCTCTTTGATGAGCGCATGCCCAGCTTTGACTGCAACAGCCTTCCCATCAAGCTTATTGGCGACTTCAATCGTGTTCCATGTCATACGCATATCGTGCAACACTGTGGCGTTAGGCTCTTTTAACAAAAATGCTTCAGCGAGCAACCCGACAATATAGTAACCCTCAATGTAATTGCCATTTTCGTCAAAGAAAAAACAACGGTCAAAATCACCATCCCACGCAATGCCAAGGTCGGCAGAATGCTCTAAGACTGCATCTCGAGTCGCTATTTGGTTGTTTTTGATCAATGGGTTGGGAATGCCATTAGGGAATTTCCCGTCAGGAGTATGGTGAACCTTGATGAAGGTGATAGGGGCACTGAGTTCGTTAAATTTCTTCTCTAAAGCATCAATGACATGTCCTGCAACGCCGTTTCCTGCGTTAACCACAATCTTCATGGGTGAAAGTTTAGACGGTGTTATGTAGGAGAGTAGGTGGTCTACATAGGGAGCGAGAATACTGGTCGATATGCCTGAGTTATTTGATTGAACATGAACGATCGGTAAATCGGTGTTCAGCTCTTGATTCAGTACTTTAATGCTTCGTTTGACTTTATCTAAACCACTGTTTTTACTGATGGGGCTAGCATCAGCACCGACCAATTTCATTCCGTTGTAATTGATTGGGTTATGGCTGGCTGTGATTTGTATTCCGCCAATCGCTTTTAGGTGACGAGTCGCAAAGTAGACTTCTTCAGTGCCAGTCATACCTAGGTCTATGACGGCTATCCCAGACTCGATTAAGCCTTTGGTCATGGCTTCTTGTAATGAAAGGGACGTTTCTCGGTTATCACGACCAATCACCACTTGAGCCAAGCGATCTAATGAAGTTTCAGGTGTCGTGGATAGGGCGTACTCGCCAAATGCCTTTCCGAGCAGATAGGCGAACTGCTCGTTAATTTGAGAGCCAATAATGCCGCGAATATCGTTGTTCTTAAAGCAGCTAAGATCTAATGTTGGTTTCATTTGATTGTCGCCGCTTCTATTTCGATTTTTTGTTCCGAGACGAAGAAGCTTGTTCGCTTCGAACGTCTCGCCCATAGCTGTCTTGATATCGAATGATATCGTCTTCACTTAAATGGCTGCCGGTTTGAACTTCAATCATTTCAAGAGGTGTCTCGCCAGGGTTCTCTAGGCTGTGGATGTGACCTAAAGGGATGTAAGTCGATTGATCTTCTTCGACGAGATAGGTTTTCTCATCGTTGGTCACTTTCGCAGTGCCAGCTACTACTACCCAATGTTCCGCTCTATGATTATGCATCTGTAGTGAAAGCTGATGACCCGCTTTTACGGTGATACGCTTAACTTTGTCTCGCTTTCCTAAATCAATTACATCGTATTTACCCCAAGGTCTAAATACCTCACGATGATGAATATGCTCCGTTCGACCTGCTTGACTTAGTTGACTAACAATCGATTTAACACCCTGAACCTTGTCTTTATCTGCGACTAATATGGCGTCTTTGGTCTCGACAATAATCAGGTTATCGACACCAACAGTAGCAACTAGCTTGTTTTCAGCATGAATGTAGTTGTGTTGAGAGTCGACAGTCAACACGTCACCTTCAATAACGTTATTGTGCTCGTCTTTGTCGCTTACATCCCATATAGCAGACCATGAGCCAATATCATTCCAACCGACATCCATTGGGATCACAGCTGCGTGCGAGGTCTTTTCCATCACGGCATAATCGATAGAATTGCTTGGGCTGCTTTTGAATGCTTCAGCGTCGATACGGATAAAATCTAGGTCGACATTTTGCTTTGCAAGAGCGAGTTTACAAGCGGCCAAGATCTTTGGGTGATGTTCGGCTAGCTCTTCAAGATAGCGTGATGCCTTGAACATAAACATGCCGCTGTTCCATAGGTACTGTTCTGAGCGGATGTATGCTTCTGCGGTTGCTTTA encodes:
- a CDS encoding mannose-1-phosphate guanylyltransferase/mannose-6-phosphate isomerase, translated to MILPVILAGGSGSRLWPLSRELYPKQFLSIAGKHSMLQQTLQRLDGLENFVVDINCGAPFIICNEEHRFIAAEQVRYAELQHSGILLEPVGRNTAPAIALAALQALSTATDSSEENHDPILLVLAADHHIAKTSEFQQAVSRGLDYAKQGKLVTFGITPNAPETGYGYIKQGQPLSSTLLAKTDAMGEIIHHAYAIECFVEKPDKATAEAYIRSEQYLWNSGMFMFKASRYLEELAEHHPKILAACKLALAKQNVDLDFIRIDAEAFKSSPSNSIDYAVMEKTSHAAVIPMDVGWNDIGSWSAIWDVSDKDEHNNVIEGDVLTVDSQHNYIHAENKLVATVGVDNLIIVETKDAILVADKDKVQGVKSIVSQLSQAGRTEHIHHREVFRPWGKYDVIDLGKRDKVKRITVKAGHQLSLQMHNHRAEHWVVVAGTAKVTNDEKTYLVEEDQSTYIPLGHIHSLENPGETPLEMIEVQTGSHLSEDDIIRYQDSYGRDVRSEQASSSRNKKSK